The following coding sequences lie in one Arachis hypogaea cultivar Tifrunner chromosome 9, arahy.Tifrunner.gnm2.J5K5, whole genome shotgun sequence genomic window:
- the LOC112709409 gene encoding ubiquitin C-terminal hydrolase 12-like — MTDIPQCLNITPVHARESDWGFTNFMPLSELLDPSRGYVVNDTCVVEADVLYVRLLITGCVHMPTTENDMPSGSIPLALQSLFYKLQYSDSSVATKELTKSFGWDTSSADVKGCRNVYDSFDKYVEVERLEGDNKYHAEKYGLQL; from the exons ATGACTGATATTCCACAGTGCCT AAACATAACACCAGTTCATGCACGTGAGAGTGATTGGGGGTTCACCAATTTCATGCCGCTTTCTGAATTGCTCGATCCTAGTAGAGGCTATGTTGTGAACGACACATGTGTAGTTGAGGCTGATGTGCTGTACGTAAGGTTGTTGATTACTG GCTGTGTCCATATGCCTACAACTGAGAATGATATGCCATCAGGGAGCATTCCCCTAGCATTACAGAGTTTATTCTACAAACTGCAGTACAGTGATAGTAGTGTAGCAACAAAAGAGTTAACTAAGTCATTCGGATGGGATAC ATCTTCAGCTGATGTCAAAGGGTGTCGGAATGTGTATGACTCCTTTGACAAGTACGTCGAAGTGGAACGGCTTGAGGGTGATAACAAGTATCATGCGGAGAAGTATGGCTTACAG CTGTAG
- the LOC112711431 gene encoding LOW QUALITY PROTEIN: ubiquitin C-terminal hydrolase 13 (The sequence of the model RefSeq protein was modified relative to this genomic sequence to represent the inferred CDS: inserted 1 base in 1 codon): protein MIFMRDTMVKINDRYEFPLQLDLDRDDGKYLSPEADRRVRNLYTLHSVLVHSGGVHGGHYYAYIRPTLSDQWFKFDDERVTKEEAKRALEEQYGGEEELPHTNPGFNNSPFKFTKYSNAYMLVYIRESDKDKIICNVDEKDIAEHLRVRLKKEQEEKELKRKEKAEAHLYTIVKVARDADLFEQIGEDIFFDLVDHDKVRSFRIQKQIPFSVFKEEVAKELGVSVQYQRFWLWAKRQNHTYRPNRPVTPQEEAQSVGQLREVSNKANSAELKLFLEVETGQDFRPIALPEKSTEDLLLFFKLYDPSNKEFRYIGRFYVSASGRPMDILTRLNEMAGFSRDEEIELFEEIKFEPQVMCELVDKKSTFRANQLEDGDIICYQKTPKVGSAEQFRYPDVPSFLEYVHNRQVVRFRSLERPKEDEFSLELSKLHTYDDVVTRVAQHLGLDDPSKIRLTSHNCYSQQPKPQPIKYRGVENLSDMLVHYNQTSDILYYEVLDIPLPELQGLKTLKIAFHHATKDEVLIHTIRLPKQCDVEDVINDLKSKVDLSHPNAELRLLEVFYHKIYKIFSPSEKIENINDQYWTLRAEEIPEEEKNLGPNDRLIHVYHFMKDTTQNQQVQNFGDPFXLVVHEGETLADVKLRIQKKLQVPDEEFSKWKFAFLSLGRPEYLQDSDVVSSRFQRRDIYGAWEQYLGLEHTDNAPKKSYAVNQNRHAFEKPVKIYN, encoded by the exons ATGATTTTTATGCGAGACACTATGGTAAAG ATCAACGACCGTTATGAGTTCCCCTTGCAACTAGATCTTGATAGGGACGATGGAAAGTATTTGTCTCCTGAAGCTGATAGAAGAGTTCGCAACCTTTATACACTTCACAG TGTTTTGGTTCACAGTGGTGGGGTTCATGGCGGACACTACTATGCTTACATTAGGCCAACTCTATCAGATCAGTG GTTTAAATTTGATGATGAGCGTGTTACGAAAGAGGAGGCTAAAAGGGCATTGGAAGAACAATATGGTGGGGAAGAAGAA TTACCTCATACCAACCCTGGCTTCAACAACTCCCCCTTTAAATTTACGAAGTATTCAAATGCATATATGCTTGTTTACATACGCGAGAGTGACAAAGATAAGATCATATGCAATGTGGATGAGAAGGACATTGCTGAACACCTTAGA GTGAGGTtaaagaaagaacaagaagaaaaagagctgaagAGGAAGGAGAAGGCAGAGGCTCATTTGTATACCATTGTAAAG GTTGCACGTGATGCTGATCTGTTTGAACAGATTGGAGAAGATATATTCTTTGATCTTGTGGATCATGATAAAGTGAGAAGTTTCCGTATTCAAAAACAAATTCCCTTCAGCGTTTTTAAG GAGGAAGTTGCCAAAGAGTTGGGTGTATCTGTCCAGTACCAACGGTTTTGGTTGTGGGCAAAACGCCAAAACCACACATATAGGCCAAATAGACCTGTGACACCTCAAGAAGAAGCCCAATCA GTTGGACAGTTAAGGGAAGTGTCCAATAAGGCAAATAGTGCAGAGCTGAAGTTATTTTTGGAAGTGGAAACAGGACAG GATTTCCGACCTATCGCTCTTCCTGAGAAGTCAACAGAAGATTTGCTGCTATTCTTCAAACTTTATGACCCATCAAATAAGGAATTTCG GTATATAGGGAGGTTTTATGTGTCGGCTAGTGGAAGGCCTATGGATATATTGACTAGACTAAATGAAATGGCAGGATTTTCTCGTGATGAGGAAATTGAACTTTTTGAG GAAATAAAATTTGAACCTCAAGTCATGTGTGAGCTAGTTGACAAGAAATCTACATTTCGTGCTAATCAG CTTGAGGATGGTGATATTATTTGCTACCAGAAGACCCCCAAAGTTGGAAGTGCTGAGCAATTTCGTTATCCAGATGTTCCTTCATTCCTGGAATATGTGCATAACCGTCAG GTTGTACGCTTCCGGTCTTTGGAGAGACCAAAAGAGGATGAGTTCAGTCTTGAATT GTCAAAGCTGCATACATATGACGATGTTGTTACAAGAGTTGCTCAACATCTTGGTTTGGATGATCCTTCTAAAATCAGACTGACGTCTCATAACTGCTATTCTCAGCAACCTAAACCACAGCCAATCAAGTATCGGGGAGTAGAAAATTTGTCTGACATGCTGGTTCACTACAATCAG ACTTCCGATATTTTATATTATGAAGTGTTGGATATCCCTCTGCCAGAATTGCAAGGTCTAAAAACACTCAAAATTGCTTTCCATCATGCTACCAAGGATGAA GTGTTAATTCATACTATTAGATTACCAAAGCAATGTGACGTGGAAGATGTAATTAATGATCTTAAATCAAAG GTGGATTTATCTCATCCTAATGCAGAACTTAGACTGCTCGAAGTTTTCTATCACAAGATATATAAG ATTTTCTCTCCCAGTGAAAAGATTGAGAATATTAATGACCAATATTGGACACTAAGAGCAGAGGAG ATTcctgaagaagagaaaaatcttGGCCCTAATGATCGGTTGATCCATGTTTATCATTTCATGAAAGATACGACACAAAATCAG CAAGTTCAGAATTTTGGAGACCCTT TCTTGGTTGTACATGAGGGTGAGACTTTAGCTGATGTCAAATTGCGGATACAGAAAAAGTTGCAAGTTCCAGATGAAGAGTTTTCGAAG TGGAAGTTTGCATTTCTGTCACTCGGTCGTCC